cacagccaaacgaacaggcttatAATTATCTGACGCGGAGTCATAGCATTACCGAACTAGAAACTAGAAAGCCTCAGACCCTCACTGGTCTTCACTGATAGGCCTTGGTAGTAGTCAAATGGCGTAGTAATGTCATTGTTGGTTGCAGTAGATAAGTTTGATGCATTATGATCCTGTAATGGTATCGTTATTATTTTTCCACCATGAagaattttcttttattttctaatggaCTATATTTTGCACCGAGGAAAACTTGGTTGATGAGGTAGAACAAAAGAAAACAATACATGCATACATAAACCTGATTACCGAAACAATAATTGTGAATACATATAACTCTCTGTACACAGCGCATGGCGTAGTTAAAATACACTCAGCAAAGACACCAAAACAAAGATGCAATAGATACATGTATAGTCTGACAAAGCACACATCCAGAAATCAAGCATGGAGCAGCGCAACTGCTGCCGAgagcacgacgacggcgacgggaAAAACCGACGTGGCGGCCTTGCCGCCGGTGGTGCTCCCGCCGGAGGATTCCGCGGTCTGGGTCACCTTCGTCCCGGTTCCAGCTGCTGCGTGCATCAAGGGACAAGGAGCCACACACGTAACACGTTAGTTATTAGCTCACCTAACACATCTGCTACTTCCTGCCGTACAATTTTTGAACAGAGAGTCAATGACTTGTATTATAATTTATACATTTATACGTATCCGCCTCACACTCATATACCACTCTTATAACAAATAATGTACAATTCACTCGTACGTATCTGTTGCATGTACAATTTTTGTACAACTACGACTCAGCACTGTACAGTAGAGATACACGTACCAGCGGGAGCAGCTGGcacggacgccgccgccgctgtgctCGCCGGAGTTGTGGACGATGGTGTGGTGGCCAGCGATGTCGGCGACGATGGCACGGGTACCCCGACGGCTGCAAGACAAAGTCGCTCGCCGTTGAATCAACCATGGCAATAATGACAAAGAGAGATCAATCGCAAGGAGCGCAAGGCGGCGCGCGGCCGAGCATCTATATACGTACACTTGCACTCGCTGGGCGGCGGCGTCTTGACGTTGCATGCGCCGGGGAGCTCGAGCGCGCGCGTGCTGTTGACGGTGACGCCGAGCGaggaggcgccgccgccgagcaccgTGCACAGGCACCGCGGGTTGGACGCCACCACGCTGGACAGCGCGGAGCAGCACGACGCCCTGGGCGACGTGCTATTGCCAGATATGTAGCCCAGGCACGGGTACAGGCTCACCATCTCCGTCAAGCAGCTGCCCGACCccgacgccggcgccggcgccgaggAGGACTGCGCCGCGCCGGGGCCGGCCAGGAGGAGGAGCGCGGCCAGGGGGACGACGGCCAGCGCCAAGCTGCTGCTTGCTCGCGATGAGGCCATTGCGGGAACTCGAACTCCTTTTTTTGTGTCCTGTAAACTGTGATCCTGTCACCTGTGCACGTGTGTGTTGTTTCTTGTTTGTTTGTGCTTTGAGCTGCTTTGGCTGTGGATTGTGGGTAGCTTTTCGTGTGGTTTATATAGGGGTGCATGCCGGTGTTAGATTCGCGGCTTGGGATCGGTGAACTACTCTTCCTACTACTAACAGCGCTATCATCGATGCTCTGGCTGTTGTTAATTCAGCGACATGATCCAAATTCAGAGGTGATCAGTGATGTGTGTACGGagaatttataatttatatatatatatatatatatatatatatatatatatatatatatatatatataaacgaaATAGGAAGAGTAGCTAGCTCCACTCCCCTTGATTGGTGGAATCAGGGGTGGGTTGGTAGGTTTGTTGGATATGTGTGACCTGTAGCGAGCTACTTTATGCGCTCTAGAATGGAGCGTGGAAGATGCTTCCCGTCACGTAAGGATGTGCCACGACCGTTTTTTTTAGTCCCTCCTAATAACTAATTTTTTCTATACATTTAGTGTCTCGTAGTTATATTTACACCGATTTATTACTATACTTACAATGATAATATAATTTATTAGACAGGGTGGTGTAATTTGagaataacacaaatatataccaaaattttcaaaaaaaataaaaattatttctATGAATTTCAGACATCAGaagaaatatatgtcaaattattcacaaatgtcatcaaattgttcacaaatttcaGAAAAAAATTGCAGATCCACTATTCGAGTGCTCCTCCCACCGGCAACAGCAGCCGCGCCGGTTGCAACGTCCCCCGCCTTGCTGGCTGCGTGCCGCCGCCGCTCCAGTGCCGAGGAAGACATGCCACCTCCGTGTCGGTAGCCTGACGTCGTTGTCGGCGCTCAACTTCACGATGGAAGGCCACTCCATGACGGTGGTGGAGGCGGACGGCCACTACGTGAGGGCCCGTCGTCGTGGACAGCCTCTACGTCTACTCCGGCAACGCAGCGGACCTCCACGGgcctgggggcggcggcggcggcagcacacAGCAGCTTCGGGCAACGACTCATAGCGGCTTTAGGCGGAAGACGCAGCACGATCGGGCGGCAGAGGCAGCGCGACTACCACATCGGACGACCCAGAATTCAGTTGCCAAACAAACCCAAATCAACCGGTTATCATATAGCAATTCTGTTA
Above is a genomic segment from Miscanthus floridulus cultivar M001 chromosome 3, ASM1932011v1, whole genome shotgun sequence containing:
- the LOC136544778 gene encoding non-specific lipid transfer protein GPI-anchored 5-like, encoding MASSRASSSLALAVVPLAALLLLAGPGAAQSSSAPAPASGSGSCLTEMVSLYPCLGYISGNSTSPRASCCSALSSVVASNPRCLCTVLGGGASSLGVTVNSTRALELPGACNVKTPPPSECKSVGVPVPSSPTSLATTPSSTTPASTAAAASVPAAPAAAGTGTKVTQTAESSGGSTTGGKAATSVFPVAVVVLSAAVALLHA